The following proteins are co-located in the Ananas comosus cultivar F153 unplaced genomic scaffold, ASM154086v1, whole genome shotgun sequence genome:
- the LOC109704212 gene encoding laccase-25-like, translating to MNFCYTNAKVLSKFALLTNLITILLCRPAENYKLEVEYGKTYLLRIINAALDNQFFYKVAGHTFTVVGVDATYTKPYKTDVIVIAPGQTVDAIMVADSTPARYYMAASPYATEDPQPPYLENTTTRGILQYKSTSLSSSPVMPSLPTIHDTPTAHRFYTSLTSLLLPGQPTVPLHVDERMFITIGVGTLCKGGEEWCELIADRLVVTSMNNVSFRLPKKVSMQEAHFKSIEGVFTTDFPNKPPLFFDFTNASLHNGTIEESLEPTAIGTKAKKLEYNATVEIVLQSTAIVATQNHPMHIHGFNFFVVAQGFGNYNEQKVRSSYNLVDPQVRNTIAVPTGGWVVIRFTANNPGVWLMHCHMDLHLPVGLATAFVVENGPTPDSTLPPPPADFPQCSSLDVARSDSIWDQDKSDGKDS from the exons ATGAATTTTTGCTATACTAATGCAAAAGTTCTCTCTAAATTCGctttattaactaatttaataacTATACTGTTGTGCCGCCCTGCAGAGAACTATAAGCTGGAAGTGGAATATGGAAAGACTTACTTGCTGCGCATCATCAATGCTGCTCTCGATAACCAGTTCTTCTACAAGGTGGCCGGCCACACTTTCACAGTGGTCGGCGTGGATGCGACCTACACCAAGCCCTACAAAACAGATGTGATCGTCATCGCACCGGGCCAAACTGTCGATGCCATCATGGTCGCAGATTCTACCCCTGCTCGCTACTACATGGCCGCTAGCCCGTATGCAACCGAAGATCCTCAGCCGCCATACTTAGAGAACACCACTACAAGGGGTATACTTCAGTACAAATCCACATCGCTGTCGTCGAGTCCCGTGATGCCTTCTTTGCCCACGATACATGACACGCCCACTGCCCACCGTTTCTACACCAGCTTAACCAGCCTCCTCTTGCCGGGGCAGCCTACCGTCCCTCTCCATGTTGACGAGCGCATGTTCATCACCATTGGCGTAGGCACCCTTTGCAAAGGCGGCGAGGAATGGTGCGAACTAATTGCTGATCGCTTGGTCGTTACAAGCATGAATAATGTCTCATTCCGGTTGCCGAAGAAGGTGTCAATGCAGGAGGCACACTTTAAGAGTATAGAAGGTGTATTCACAACCGACTTCCCAAATAAGCCGCCGCTGTTCTTCGATTTTACTAATGCATCATTGCACAACGGCACCATAGAGGAGTCGCTGGAGCCGACAGCAATTGGCACGAAGGCGAAGAAATTAGAGTACAATGCCACAGTGGAAATTGTGTTGCAGAGTACTGCGATAGTGGCGACACAAAATCACCCTATGCACATTCATGGGTTCAACTTCTTCGTGGTGGCGCAGGGGTTTGGAAATTACAATGAGCAAAAGGTGAGGAGTAGCTACAACCTCGTCGATCCGCAAGTGAGGAACACGATAGCCGTTCCGACAGGTGGATGGGTGGTGATACGATTCACCGCAAATAATCCAG GAGTGTGGCTTATGCATTGTCACATGGACTTGCACTTGCCAGTCGGGTTGGCTACAGCTTTTGTTGTTGAGAATGGACCCACACCAGACAGCACtctccctccgccgccggcaGATTTCCCCCAGTGTTCATCTTTGGATGTAGCGAGATCAGACAGCATATGGGACCAAGACAAGAGTGATGGGAAAGATAGTTAG